One segment of Flammeovirga agarivorans DNA contains the following:
- a CDS encoding lipid A deacylase LpxR family protein, whose protein sequence is MKLFSILFLLSLSVHCIKAQTDSLSKEQSESISISSQNDFYQYWLQSDRNFTNGIHITWASHHFNNKVMDKILFGLKQSTQKEFSLTIGQDMHTPENAELSEVDSTDRPYAGLLYATYKKVTSDYWRTLRIETNLYFGIQGPAAFAGQTQNFMHSLFLENKDFNGWDNQIGNGLVLDMDITVHKMLPFVGKLYETNVFGKAHIGTIYNYVLSGLQFKIGKYNDTYYSKYGVRQKRPPVINDSKNRSKARILMNEKRSIGDTFSDMLYSLNQVKQIYFFTEFQVGALFYDGTAQGSLIQFQPSPYVLKVEQIDPLILNWVYGINFNLKRWMFRYYRVVENDNFKNKNLFGWGEVSVFYGL, encoded by the coding sequence ATGAAACTATTCTCTATTCTTTTTCTACTATCCTTAAGTGTTCATTGTATTAAAGCTCAAACGGATTCATTATCTAAAGAGCAAAGTGAGTCGATAAGTATCTCATCTCAAAACGATTTTTATCAGTATTGGCTACAATCCGATCGTAATTTCACCAATGGTATTCATATTACATGGGCTAGTCATCATTTTAATAATAAGGTGATGGATAAAATTCTATTTGGCCTAAAACAATCAACACAAAAGGAATTCAGTTTAACGATTGGGCAAGATATGCATACTCCTGAAAATGCAGAATTGTCTGAAGTAGACTCAACAGATAGACCTTATGCGGGTCTATTATATGCAACGTATAAGAAAGTGACATCTGATTATTGGAGAACACTAAGAATCGAAACTAATTTATATTTTGGGATACAAGGTCCTGCGGCTTTTGCGGGACAGACTCAAAATTTCATGCATAGCTTATTTCTAGAAAACAAAGACTTTAATGGCTGGGATAATCAAATTGGCAATGGTTTAGTTTTAGATATGGATATTACAGTTCATAAGATGTTACCGTTTGTTGGTAAACTCTATGAAACAAATGTATTTGGTAAAGCTCATATTGGAACGATATATAATTATGTTCTATCAGGTTTACAGTTCAAGATAGGTAAATACAATGATACTTATTACAGTAAATATGGTGTTCGTCAGAAAAGACCTCCAGTGATTAATGATTCGAAAAACAGAAGTAAAGCAAGAATCTTAATGAATGAGAAAAGGTCGATTGGCGATACATTTTCTGATATGTTATATAGCTTGAACCAAGTGAAACAAATCTATTTTTTTACTGAGTTTCAAGTAGGCGCATTGTTTTACGATGGAACAGCACAAGGGAGCCTAATTCAGTTTCAACCAAGCCCATATGTTTTAAAAGTTGAACAGATCGATCCCTTAATTCTTAATTGGGTATATGGTATTAATTTCAATTTAAAACGATGGATGTTTAGGTATTATAGAGTAGTAGAGAATGATAATTTTAAGAACAAAAATTTATTTGGTTGGGGAGAAGTATCTGTATTCTACGGTCTTTAG
- the kbl gene encoding glycine C-acetyltransferase produces the protein MSKKIYESLKEDLKQIEADGLYKSERIIVSPQDAEITLDSGQSVLNFCANNYLGLSNHPRLIQAAKDAMDSHGFGMSSVRFICGATDLHKKLEQKIADFFGAEDTILYAACFDANGGVFEPLLTAEDAIISDTLNHASIIDGVRLCKAKRFRYATADMEDLEKQLIAAQDQRFRIIVTDGVFSMDGHVAPMDKIVELADKYDALVMVDECHSAGVVGKSGRGVTEHFDIRGKVDIITGTLGKAFGGAIGGFTTGKKEVIEMLRQRSRPYLFSNSIPPSIAAAGIEMFDMMDSTNELSTQLHENTAYFKEQMLAAGFDIKPTESAICAVMLYNAELSQRFAEKLLEKGIYVIGFFFPVVPKEQARIRVQLSAAHTREHLERAVKAFTEVGKELGVI, from the coding sequence AAATATATGAAAGTCTAAAAGAAGACTTAAAACAAATTGAGGCAGATGGCCTGTATAAAAGCGAAAGAATTATTGTAAGTCCACAAGATGCAGAAATTACTCTTGATTCTGGACAATCTGTATTAAACTTTTGTGCAAATAATTATTTAGGTCTTTCCAACCATCCACGATTAATTCAAGCAGCAAAAGATGCAATGGATTCTCATGGTTTTGGTATGTCTTCAGTACGCTTTATCTGTGGAGCGACAGATCTTCATAAGAAACTAGAACAAAAAATTGCAGATTTCTTCGGTGCTGAAGATACAATTTTATATGCAGCTTGTTTTGATGCTAACGGTGGTGTTTTTGAACCATTATTAACAGCAGAAGATGCAATTATTTCGGATACATTAAACCATGCGTCTATTATCGATGGTGTGCGTTTATGTAAGGCGAAACGTTTCCGTTACGCTACTGCTGATATGGAGGATTTAGAAAAGCAATTAATTGCTGCTCAGGATCAACGTTTCAGAATTATTGTAACAGATGGTGTCTTTTCAATGGATGGTCATGTAGCTCCAATGGATAAAATTGTGGAGTTAGCAGACAAATATGATGCATTGGTGATGGTAGATGAATGCCATTCAGCAGGTGTTGTAGGTAAGTCGGGTAGAGGTGTTACTGAACATTTCGACATCCGTGGAAAAGTAGATATCATCACAGGTACATTAGGTAAAGCTTTCGGTGGAGCAATCGGTGGTTTCACTACAGGTAAAAAAGAAGTAATTGAAATGCTTCGTCAACGTTCTCGTCCATATTTATTCTCTAATTCAATTCCTCCTTCAATTGCTGCAGCGGGTATTGAAATGTTTGATATGATGGACAGTACCAACGAGCTTTCTACTCAACTTCATGAAAATACTGCTTATTTTAAGGAGCAAATGTTAGCAGCAGGTTTCGATATCAAACCTACAGAATCTGCAATTTGTGCTGTGATGTTATATAATGCAGAGTTATCACAAAGGTTCGCTGAAAAATTATTAGAAAAAGGAATCTATGTGATCGGATTCTTCTTCCCAGTTGTTCCAAAAGAGCAAGCTAGAATTAGAGTTCAATTGTCTGCAGCTCACACTAGGGAACATCTAGAGAGGGCCGTTAAAGCATTTACAGAAGTAGGTAAAGAATTAGGAGTGATCTAA